The following proteins are co-located in the Podarcis raffonei isolate rPodRaf1 chromosome 5, rPodRaf1.pri, whole genome shotgun sequence genome:
- the PTHLH gene encoding parathyroid hormone-related protein isoform X1 has protein sequence MCAHQDSVCGCMLVPKTHSKATMFPRLFHQWSFLVFILSYCVPSSERSLEGNSRRLSKRTVSEYQLLHDKGKSLQDIRRRNFLQNLIEGVNTAEIRAMSEVSPNPKPATIAKNYAVRFGSEDEGKCLTQETNKAQTYKEQPPKAPGKKKKGKPGKRKEQEKKKRRIRSAWLSSRGSGSGMTQIPLLDIFGTTHINTRRR, from the exons ATGTGCGCGCACCAGGACTCAGTGTGCGGGTGTATGTTA GTTCCAAAGACTCACAGCAAAGCGACGATGTTCCCCAGGCTCTTTCACCAGtggagtttcctggtttttataCTGAGTTACTGTGTACCCTCCTCTGAGAGATCGCTGGAAGGGAATAGCCGCAGACT CAGCAAAAGGACAGTATCAGAATACCAGCTGTTGCACGATAAAGGAAAGTCTTTGCAAGATATTCGAAGACGAAACTTCCTGCAAAATTTAATTGAAGGGGTTAACACAGCCGAGATCCGGGCTATGTCAGAGGTATCACCAAACCCTAAACCTGCCACCATCGCAAAGAATTATGCTGTCCGGTTTGGCAGTGAAGATGAAGGCAAGTGCCTGACTCAAGAGACCAACAAAGCCCAGACGTACAAAGAGCAACCTCCTAAGGCtccaggaaagaaaaagaaaggaaagcccGGCAAACGTAAAgagcaagagaagaaaaaaaggaggatTCGTTCAGCCTGGCTCAGCTCAAGAGGGTCTGGAAGTGGAATGACACAGATCCCCCTATTGGACATCTTTGGAACTACACATATCAATACAAG GAGGCGTTGA
- the PTHLH gene encoding parathyroid hormone-related protein isoform X2, with the protein MCAHQDSVCGCMLVPKTHSKATMFPRLFHQWSFLVFILSYCVPSSERSLEGNSRRLKRTVSEYQLLHDKGKSLQDIRRRNFLQNLIEGVNTAEIRAMSEVSPNPKPATIAKNYAVRFGSEDEGKCLTQETNKAQTYKEQPPKAPGKKKKGKPGKRKEQEKKKRRIRSAWLSSRGSGSGMTQIPLLDIFGTTHINTRRR; encoded by the exons ATGTGCGCGCACCAGGACTCAGTGTGCGGGTGTATGTTA GTTCCAAAGACTCACAGCAAAGCGACGATGTTCCCCAGGCTCTTTCACCAGtggagtttcctggtttttataCTGAGTTACTGTGTACCCTCCTCTGAGAGATCGCTGGAAGGGAATAGCCGCAGACT CAAAAGGACAGTATCAGAATACCAGCTGTTGCACGATAAAGGAAAGTCTTTGCAAGATATTCGAAGACGAAACTTCCTGCAAAATTTAATTGAAGGGGTTAACACAGCCGAGATCCGGGCTATGTCAGAGGTATCACCAAACCCTAAACCTGCCACCATCGCAAAGAATTATGCTGTCCGGTTTGGCAGTGAAGATGAAGGCAAGTGCCTGACTCAAGAGACCAACAAAGCCCAGACGTACAAAGAGCAACCTCCTAAGGCtccaggaaagaaaaagaaaggaaagcccGGCAAACGTAAAgagcaagagaagaaaaaaaggaggatTCGTTCAGCCTGGCTCAGCTCAAGAGGGTCTGGAAGTGGAATGACACAGATCCCCCTATTGGACATCTTTGGAACTACACATATCAATACAAG GAGGCGTTGA
- the PTHLH gene encoding parathyroid hormone-related protein isoform X3, translating to MFPRLFHQWSFLVFILSYCVPSSERSLEGNSRRLSKRTVSEYQLLHDKGKSLQDIRRRNFLQNLIEGVNTAEIRAMSEVSPNPKPATIAKNYAVRFGSEDEGKCLTQETNKAQTYKEQPPKAPGKKKKGKPGKRKEQEKKKRRIRSAWLSSRGSGSGMTQIPLLDIFGTTHINTRRR from the exons ATGTTCCCCAGGCTCTTTCACCAGtggagtttcctggtttttataCTGAGTTACTGTGTACCCTCCTCTGAGAGATCGCTGGAAGGGAATAGCCGCAGACT CAGCAAAAGGACAGTATCAGAATACCAGCTGTTGCACGATAAAGGAAAGTCTTTGCAAGATATTCGAAGACGAAACTTCCTGCAAAATTTAATTGAAGGGGTTAACACAGCCGAGATCCGGGCTATGTCAGAGGTATCACCAAACCCTAAACCTGCCACCATCGCAAAGAATTATGCTGTCCGGTTTGGCAGTGAAGATGAAGGCAAGTGCCTGACTCAAGAGACCAACAAAGCCCAGACGTACAAAGAGCAACCTCCTAAGGCtccaggaaagaaaaagaaaggaaagcccGGCAAACGTAAAgagcaagagaagaaaaaaaggaggatTCGTTCAGCCTGGCTCAGCTCAAGAGGGTCTGGAAGTGGAATGACACAGATCCCCCTATTGGACATCTTTGGAACTACACATATCAATACAAG GAGGCGTTGA